Proteins from one Erpetoichthys calabaricus chromosome 11, fErpCal1.3, whole genome shotgun sequence genomic window:
- the LOC127529735 gene encoding E3 ubiquitin-protein ligase RBBP6-like translates to MSCVHYKFSSKLNYDTVTFDGLHIALCDLKKQIMGREKLKAADCDLQITNAQTNEEYTDDAALIPKNSSVIVRRIPIGGVKTASKTYVIDRSEPSSGPSKAVCKINKKNKQK, encoded by the exons ATGTCCTGCGTGCACTACAAGTTTTCATCCAAGCTCAACTATGATACAGTCACCTTCGATGGCCTCCACATCGCTCTCTGCGACCTGAAGAAACAAATCATGGGAAGGGAGAAACTGAAGGCGGCCGACTGCGACCTACAGATCACCAATGCTCAGACAAACGAAG AATATACTGATGATGCTGCCCTCATTCCAAAGAATTCCTCTGTTATTGTTAGAAGGATTCCTATTGGGGGTGTCAAAACTGCCAGCAAAACATATGTCAT TGACCGTTCTGAACCTTCAAGTGGACCATCAAaagcagtatgtaaaataaataaaaaaaacaaacaaaaataa